A stretch of DNA from Brevibacillus ruminantium:
AATCCGGAGATCAAAGAGAACACCACCTACCTGAAAGGCGAAGTGACAGAAGATGTGACGAAGGTCGTGATCGTCAAGCCAAACGGTGACGTCATGGAAGTGATGCCGAATGCAAACGATACCTTTACGGTCAGCTTTGCCTCCGTCGTCAGTGCGACTCCCCAGTACGCCACAGTGAAGGCATATGTAAATGACAAGCTTGTAGATACGCGTGAAGTACGTGTGAACACAGGTACAGTGCTTGACGCTCATACATTGATCCATTCCCAAGCCGTATTGGACAGCCGGAAGAGTGAGCTGAAGGTAAACGGCGTGGTGAATATCCAGAACGGCAAAGTAGTAGTGAGCTACGATGGCGAAACCAGAGAGGCTGGTGTGAAAAAGCTTTGGGAGGGTGTCGGTTCTTATTCCGTAACCTTCAAGAATGTGGAAGCAGGTAAAGAGAAAGTACTCGTCGAGGTTTACAAAGACGGCAAAAAGCTGGATTCTCAATGGATCGAAGTTCTAGCTTTGGCCAAGCCTGAAAACCCAAGCAAGCCAGATCCGGCCAAGCCTGCTGACTACAATATCACCGGGAAAGCAAAGCTGGATGCCAAAGACAAGGAAATCGAGGTAGAAGGCAAGGTAAGCGGCTACAGCAAGAACAAGAAGGCCACATTGTATGTGATCGCGCCAGATGGACAGAAGCACGAGGTAAAGCTGAAAGATGACGGTAAATTTGAAGTGAAGCTCTCCTACAAGAACCGTTCCTACAGTGCCAAATCCGTTCAGTTGGAGCTGGTCATCGATGGCAAGGTAGTCACTCAGGCGGATATCCCTCATGGAACTCCGGTAAACGGGGAGAAACAGAAACAGGAAGACGAAAAGAAGAAAGAAAACGAAAAGAAGAAAGAAAACGAGAAGAAAAAAGAAAATGACAAGAAAAAAGAAAATAAGCATTCGAACGGGAATGCTTACGGTTATTGGAAAAAGCACGGGAACGACAACCATGATGACGACCAAGATGACGACCGTGATGACGACTAAGGCTGATGATGATAATAGCTGGAAACGTAATCGACAAGCTCCTTGATATAGTCTCCGATAATCGGGACGGAGAGAAACTTGCTCAGAACCGATCCAAGTAAAGTCAATACAATGGCGGTACCGATGGTGAGGCCAAGGCCCCGTGCAAGACCTGCGAGGAAATTGATCCACAGCAGTTTTCGCGGGGCTGTATAATTCTGAATCACGTCGGCCAAGCGGATATCCTCAAGAAACATGGCGATCTTGTCCATACGTTCATTTAACTTTCGCGCCTCCTGCAATTCACTCAGGAGCTGGTCTATTTTTTCTAACAGGCGGTCCGTAGGTGTTTGTGTCATCCGAAGTCTCCTCCTGTCCCTTTTACTATTTTTCCGGTATCTACCAGTGTAGGCAAAAAGAAGGCGATAATCAAGCGTAGAGCGTAAACGTTTGCCTATCGTTACCAGGCCGGGTACAATAGACGTACAATACTTTTCACAAGGAGGCTTCGGAATGGCTGAGACCGTTTCCCAGACACTTTCGGAGGAATTGTTTGGGCTGTTGCAACAGGAGCGTTTTATCACACTCGGCACCGTTGACCATGAGTCGGGGGCTCCTTCGCTTAGCTCACTTTCCTGGACCTATGCGGCTACCCCGCAAGTCATTCGGTTTGCCGTCGATAATCGCTCCCGGATTTTAGCCAATATTGCCAAGGAACCGCAGATTGTTCTGCATCTAATCGGCGCAGGCTCTTCTTTTGCGATCAATGGCAAGGCTGCCCTAAAGAGCGAGCGGATGGAGGGTGTTCCGCTCAAGCTGGCGATGGTAGAAGTCACCATCGAAGCTGTGCGAGATGTCATGTTTTATGGTTCCCGCATTTCTGTAGAACCGCAGTATGAAAAAACATACGATAAAAATGCAGCTGCCAAGCTGGATAATCAGGTGATGACAGCGCTTCGCGGAGCGGAATAGAGAGAACGGGTAAAAAAAGGGAAATAATCAGTTGACAGTACCTTCTTCAATCCGGTACTATTAGGTTCAACAAATTGAATAGCAAACTTCTTATCCAGAGAGGCGGAGGGACTGGCCCGATGATGCCCGGCAACCAATTTTCCTGTTTACAGGACAATACTGGTGCTAATTCCTGCAGAGCATGATTGCTCTGAAAGATGAGAAGGATTTGCTTACGGCGACGTAAACAAAGCCTTCTTTTCAAAAGAAAAGAGGGCTTTTTCATGCCCTCAATCACCATCGGAGGGAGAGAACGAGATGTACTTGGAAACAAAACTGGTTCAGGCTGGAGTCGGGAGAGACCAAACCACAGGTGCTGTCAGCTTCCCTGTCTACAACGCAACAGCATACCGCCACCCCGCCCAGGGACAAAGTACTGGATTTGACTACACCCGTACCGCAAACCCCACGAGAGAGGTGCTCGAGCTGGCAATCGCAGAAGCGGAAAGCGGGGATGCCGGATTTGCCTGTGCGTCGGGGATGGCAGCGATCCATACGGTAATGGGGCTCTTCTCTCAAGGAGATCATTTGATTGTTTCGCTTGATTTATACGGGGGAACGTACCGCCTTTTTGAGCAAGTTCTGAGCCGTTACGGCCTTTGTTTCAGCTACGTCGATTTGCGTGATCTGCAAGCATTCGAGCAGGCGATCCGGCCGGATTCAAAAGCGGTTCTGGTCGAAACACCGACCAATCCGCTGATGCAGATTACCAATATCCAGGCCGTCTCTGAAATCGCCAAACGCCATGGGCTGTTGACCCTGGTGGACAACACATTCATGACGCCGTATTTTCAGCGGCCGCTGGAATTGGGGGCGAATTTGGTCCTGCACAGTGCCACAAAATATCTGGGGGGACATAATGATGTTCTCGCTGGACTGATTGTGACCAAGGGAAAAGAGTTGTCTGAAAAGGTCCGGTTTTTGCATAATTCAATCGGTGCAGTCCTCGGTCCGAATGATTGCTGGCTGCTTCTCAGAGGGATGAAGACGCTGGCCCTGCGCATGGAACGCCATCAGAGCAACGCTTTGGCCATCGCCAGGAAACTGCAGGAGCATCCGGCTGTTGCGGAAGTGTTTTACCCCGGTCTAGAGGCTCAGGAGGGCTTTGACATTCAAAGCAAACAGGCGAGCGGATACAGCGGTATGGTTTCGTTTCGCGTCCGCTTCCCGGAACAGGTCGGCCCCTTTCTGGAGAGTCTGAACATTGTTTCTTTTGCAGAGAGCCTCGGCGGAGTGGAGTCCTTATGTACGTACCCTGCGACGCAGACACATGCTGATATACCGCAGGAGGTTCGGGAATACGTAGGTGTATGTGATCGATTGCTGCGGTTGTCAGTTGGAATTGAGCATCCGGAGGACCTG
This window harbors:
- a CDS encoding DUF5665 domain-containing protein, whose amino-acid sequence is MTQTPTDRLLEKIDQLLSELQEARKLNERMDKIAMFLEDIRLADVIQNYTAPRKLLWINFLAGLARGLGLTIGTAIVLTLLGSVLSKFLSVPIIGDYIKELVDYVSSYYHHQP
- a CDS encoding aminotransferase class I/II-fold pyridoxal phosphate-dependent enzyme, encoding MYLETKLVQAGVGRDQTTGAVSFPVYNATAYRHPAQGQSTGFDYTRTANPTREVLELAIAEAESGDAGFACASGMAAIHTVMGLFSQGDHLIVSLDLYGGTYRLFEQVLSRYGLCFSYVDLRDLQAFEQAIRPDSKAVLVETPTNPLMQITNIQAVSEIAKRHGLLTLVDNTFMTPYFQRPLELGANLVLHSATKYLGGHNDVLAGLIVTKGKELSEKVRFLHNSIGAVLGPNDCWLLLRGMKTLALRMERHQSNALAIARKLQEHPAVAEVFYPGLEAQEGFDIQSKQASGYSGMVSFRVRFPEQVGPFLESLNIVSFAESLGGVESLCTYPATQTHADIPQEVREYVGVCDRLLRLSVGIEHPEDLIADLCQALDASLVARECIR
- a CDS encoding pyridoxamine 5'-phosphate oxidase family protein yields the protein MAETVSQTLSEELFGLLQQERFITLGTVDHESGAPSLSSLSWTYAATPQVIRFAVDNRSRILANIAKEPQIVLHLIGAGSSFAINGKAALKSERMEGVPLKLAMVEVTIEAVRDVMFYGSRISVEPQYEKTYDKNAAAKLDNQVMTALRGAE